A genomic stretch from Pirellulales bacterium includes:
- a CDS encoding zinc-dependent metalloprotease, which translates to MLCFSQARAHALRASLIALVVSSFAVARAEDAPKAATEAKPATAAAATSPKSDSKFPDWNKTVEGAKQIDGLFTLFYNEKDQKLLMAIRREQYNQEFVLPISIARGAGMMYLGGDTLNFGEQWILSFQRAADHVLVVRRDVRHRAEAGSPQADSVKVSYNDSVINSLPIKSEEHGGNRVLVDLADLFMSDLAGLGIHPDRNRSTWVKVKSFPENIEIEVSAVFNFGFGWFFFYGDSGVVDPRGTQIVIHYGLSKLPTSSYKSRLADDRVGHFLSTVQDFSTDVRDTPQVRYVTRWDLEKSNASAERSTPKKPILFWIEKTVPREYRPYVRAGILEWNKAFDKLGYIEAIQVRDQSELDDFDPEDIRYNTFRWITTSAGFAMGPSRTNPKTGQILDADIIFDEGMIRYWRGEFVRTRGIPEAMSLLHQGNRQAFFKIFSAQVPEMAANEGEVQRLFTQYQTALKESHAAHPDAFPGHATWQRAHVGCDRCMMGEGMQRQIGLMAAMMAAQGTIDPGGKVPEEFLGQAIKEVVMHEVGHTLGLRHNFKSSTFISLKDANNPEITRKKGMTGSVMDYAPANFAPKGEKQGDYFSDTLGPYDYWAIEYAYKPTKDEATELAAIAAKSSAPDLVYGTDEDTFLNPDPRINLFDLGDPLEFAQFRVQLVKDSLDKLTERVVAKGEGWQRARQAFSMLLGELNSATYLSSQYIGGEYTARAHREDPDAKTPFETIPLAKQREAIKILREEILSDQAFKFSPELLKRLAPEHFRDGYFYSQYEFPIYDRVLSIQKMVLSRFFDPSVMRTIQNAELHASAGQEVLKLPELFDVLTETIWKELPTADQPAGEKKKIELSTIRRNLQREHVKRLATMVIGPKQNSNFLFADDFIFFGFVQPPLPDARALARKHIKAIDDRIARALDAQVAEPDAYSRAHLEQLHDEIAKVLAAPLQMNDL; encoded by the coding sequence ATGTTGTGCTTTTCGCAAGCACGGGCGCATGCGCTGCGCGCGTCTCTGATCGCACTTGTTGTTTCCTCGTTTGCTGTGGCTCGCGCCGAAGATGCGCCCAAAGCAGCCACCGAGGCCAAGCCGGCTACCGCCGCTGCGGCCACGTCGCCCAAAAGCGACAGCAAGTTTCCTGATTGGAACAAGACCGTCGAAGGGGCCAAGCAGATCGACGGCCTGTTCACGCTGTTCTACAACGAAAAAGATCAGAAGCTGCTGATGGCCATCCGCCGCGAGCAGTACAACCAGGAATTCGTCCTGCCGATCTCGATCGCGCGCGGGGCGGGCATGATGTACTTGGGGGGCGACACGCTCAACTTCGGCGAGCAGTGGATTCTCAGTTTCCAGCGCGCCGCCGATCATGTGCTGGTCGTTCGCCGCGACGTTCGCCACCGTGCCGAGGCCGGCTCGCCGCAGGCCGATTCGGTCAAGGTCTCGTACAACGACAGCGTGATCAACTCGCTGCCGATCAAGAGCGAAGAACATGGCGGCAACCGCGTGCTGGTGGACCTGGCCGACCTGTTCATGTCGGACCTGGCGGGCCTGGGCATTCATCCCGACCGCAACCGCAGCACGTGGGTCAAGGTGAAGAGTTTTCCCGAGAATATCGAGATCGAGGTCAGCGCCGTTTTCAACTTCGGCTTCGGCTGGTTTTTCTTTTACGGTGACTCGGGCGTGGTCGACCCGCGCGGCACGCAGATCGTGATTCATTACGGCCTGTCCAAGCTGCCCACTTCGAGTTACAAGTCGCGCCTGGCGGATGATCGCGTGGGGCATTTCCTCAGTACCGTGCAGGACTTTTCGACCGACGTTCGCGATACTCCGCAGGTGCGCTACGTAACCCGCTGGGATTTGGAAAAGAGCAACGCCTCGGCCGAACGCTCGACCCCGAAAAAGCCGATCCTCTTCTGGATCGAGAAGACGGTGCCGCGCGAGTACCGCCCGTACGTCCGCGCCGGCATCCTGGAATGGAACAAGGCCTTCGACAAACTGGGCTACATCGAGGCCATCCAGGTGCGCGACCAGTCGGAGCTCGATGACTTCGATCCCGAGGACATTCGCTACAACACGTTCCGCTGGATCACGACGTCGGCCGGCTTCGCCATGGGACCGTCGCGCACGAATCCGAAGACAGGGCAAATCCTGGATGCCGATATTATTTTCGACGAAGGGATGATCCGCTATTGGCGCGGCGAGTTCGTGCGCACGCGCGGCATTCCCGAAGCCATGAGCCTGCTGCACCAGGGCAATCGCCAGGCGTTCTTCAAGATCTTCTCGGCCCAGGTGCCCGAGATGGCCGCCAACGAAGGGGAAGTACAACGGCTCTTCACGCAATACCAAACGGCGCTCAAGGAGAGTCACGCTGCTCATCCTGATGCATTTCCAGGCCATGCAACCTGGCAGCGGGCGCACGTCGGCTGCGATCGCTGCATGATGGGTGAGGGGATGCAGCGGCAGATCGGTTTGATGGCGGCGATGATGGCCGCGCAGGGCACGATCGATCCGGGCGGCAAGGTGCCCGAAGAGTTCCTGGGCCAGGCCATCAAGGAAGTCGTGATGCACGAAGTAGGTCACACGCTCGGTTTGCGGCATAACTTCAAGTCGAGCACCTTCATCAGCCTGAAAGACGCCAACAATCCCGAGATCACGCGCAAGAAGGGGATGACCGGCTCAGTGATGGATTACGCGCCGGCCAACTTCGCGCCCAAGGGAGAGAAGCAAGGCGACTACTTCTCCGATACGCTCGGCCCTTACGACTATTGGGCCATCGAGTACGCCTATAAGCCGACCAAGGACGAAGCGACGGAGCTGGCCGCGATCGCGGCCAAGAGCTCGGCGCCGGACCTGGTCTATGGCACCGACGAGGATACGTTCCTCAATCCCGATCCGCGCATCAACCTGTTCGACCTGGGCGATCCCCTGGAGTTCGCGCAGTTCCGCGTGCAGTTGGTCAAGGATTCGCTCGACAAGTTGACCGAGCGCGTCGTGGCCAAGGGCGAAGGCTGGCAGCGGGCGCGGCAGGCGTTTTCGATGTTGCTGGGCGAATTGAATTCGGCCACGTATTTGAGCAGCCAGTACATCGGCGGCGAGTACACGGCCCGCGCCCACCGCGAGGATCCGGACGCCAAGACGCCGTTCGAGACGATTCCGCTGGCCAAGCAGCGCGAAGCGATCAAGATTCTGCGAGAAGAAATCCTCTCGGATCAGGCGTTCAAGTTCTCGCCCGAGCTGTTGAAGCGGCTCGCGCCCGAGCACTTCCGCGACGGTTATTTTTACAGCCAGTACGAATTCCCGATTTACGATCGCGTGTTGTCGATTCAGAAAATGGTGTTGTCGCGCTTCTTCGATCCGTCGGTGATGCGCACCATCCAGAACGCCGAGCTGCACGCCAGCGCCGGGCAGGAAGTGCTCAAGCTGCCGGAGCTGTTCGACGTGCTGACCGAGACGATCTGGAAGGAGCTGCCGACGGCCGATCAGCCGGCCGGCGAGAAGAAGAAGATCGAGCTGTCGACGATCCGCCGCAATTTGCAGCGCGAGCACGTCAAACGGCTGGCCACGATGGTGATCGGCCCGAAGCAGAACAGCAATTTCCTCTTCGCCGACGATTTCATCTTCTTCGGCTTCGTGCAGCCACCGTTGCCGGACGCGCGGGCCCTGGCACGCAAGCACATCAAGGCCA